One Glutamicibacter mishrai genomic window carries:
- a CDS encoding solute symporter family protein — translation MNQLSILAQAAGESTQVGNPLVNIAIFLAFVGVTLVIVLRASKNNKTAADYYAGGRSFSGTQNGTAIAGDYLSAASFLGIVGAIAIQGYDGFLYSIGFLVAWLVALLLVAELLRNTGKFTMADVLSFRLKQRPVRIAAAISTLAVCVFYLLAQMAGAGALVSLLLGIDEKFGQSLVIVIVGALMILYVLVGGMKGTTWVQIIKACLLIAGALIMTVWTLALFGFNFSELLGKAAEVAGNPEILNPGMKYGVSETSKLDFISLALALVLGTAGLPHVLMRFYTVPTAKEARKSVVWAIWLIGAFYLFTLVLGFGAGALIGPERIKAAPGGVNSAAPLLAYELGGTVLLGLISAVAFATILAVVAGLTITAAASFAHDVYASVIAKGKSTPEKEMKVARRTVLVIGVFAIAGGIGAQGQNVAFLVALAFAVAASANLPTILYSLFWKGFKTRGAVWSMYGGLGSALLLIIFSPVFSGSETSMIPSIDMAIFPLANPGIVSIPLAFLLGWVGSVTDKGTEDPAKQAEMEVRSLTGVGAEKAVDH, via the coding sequence ATGAACCAGCTCAGCATCCTGGCCCAGGCCGCAGGCGAGTCGACCCAGGTCGGCAACCCCCTGGTCAATATCGCCATCTTCCTGGCCTTCGTGGGCGTCACCTTGGTGATCGTGCTCCGTGCCTCCAAGAACAACAAGACCGCAGCCGACTACTACGCCGGCGGCCGCTCATTCAGCGGAACGCAGAACGGCACCGCCATTGCCGGCGACTACCTCTCGGCGGCATCCTTCCTGGGCATTGTCGGCGCTATCGCCATCCAGGGCTACGACGGTTTCCTCTACTCGATCGGCTTCCTGGTCGCCTGGCTGGTTGCCTTGCTGCTGGTCGCAGAGCTGCTGCGCAACACCGGCAAGTTCACCATGGCCGACGTGCTGTCCTTCCGCCTCAAGCAGCGCCCGGTGCGCATCGCTGCGGCTATCTCCACCCTCGCGGTGTGCGTCTTCTACCTGCTGGCGCAGATGGCTGGCGCAGGTGCGCTGGTCTCCCTGCTGCTGGGCATCGACGAGAAGTTCGGCCAGTCTCTGGTGATCGTCATCGTTGGCGCACTGATGATCCTCTACGTGCTGGTAGGCGGCATGAAGGGCACCACCTGGGTGCAGATCATCAAGGCCTGCCTGCTGATTGCCGGCGCGCTGATCATGACCGTGTGGACGCTGGCCCTGTTCGGCTTCAACTTCTCCGAACTGCTGGGCAAGGCAGCTGAAGTGGCCGGCAACCCGGAGATCCTGAACCCGGGCATGAAGTACGGCGTTTCGGAAACCTCCAAGCTGGACTTCATCTCGCTAGCACTGGCCCTGGTGCTGGGCACCGCAGGCCTGCCGCACGTGCTGATGCGCTTCTACACCGTTCCTACCGCCAAGGAAGCCCGCAAGTCGGTGGTCTGGGCCATCTGGCTGATCGGCGCCTTCTACCTGTTCACCCTGGTGCTGGGCTTCGGTGCCGGCGCGCTGATCGGCCCGGAGCGGATCAAGGCCGCCCCGGGCGGCGTGAACTCGGCGGCACCGCTGCTGGCCTACGAACTGGGCGGCACCGTCCTGCTGGGCCTGATCTCCGCGGTGGCCTTCGCAACCATCCTCGCGGTGGTTGCCGGCCTGACCATCACCGCAGCTGCTTCCTTCGCCCACGATGTGTACGCCTCGGTGATCGCCAAGGGCAAGTCCACCCCGGAGAAGGAAATGAAGGTGGCTCGCCGCACGGTTCTGGTGATCGGCGTCTTCGCCATCGCCGGCGGCATCGGCGCCCAGGGCCAGAATGTGGCCTTCCTGGTGGCACTAGCCTTCGCGGTGGCCGCCTCGGCAAACCTGCCGACCATCCTGTACTCGCTGTTCTGGAAGGGCTTCAAGACCCGCGGCGCAGTATGGTCCATGTACGGAGGCTTGGGCTCCGCGCTGCTGCTGATCATCTTCTCGCCGGTCTTCTCCGGTTCGGAAACCTCGATGATCCCGAGCATCGACATGGCGATCTTCCCGCTGGCCAACCCGGGCATCGTCTCGATTCCTCTGGCATTCCTGCTCGGCTGGGTGGGTTCGGTGACCGATAAGGGCACCGAGGATCCTGCCAAGCAGGCGGAAATGGAAGTTCGTTCGCTCACCGGTGTTGGCGCTGAGAAGGCCGTCGACCACTAG
- a CDS encoding Lrp/AsnC family transcriptional regulator: MHLLDMTDRRILLALATAKKRTGSAIATALNLGRNTVQTRMTRLENEVLDSPDRRIPPAALGYGLLSFIELHVDQRYLEEISAKLATIPEVLEAHGLTGNADILVRVAAKDAEQLFRVHGQLLHIDGVNRADSALSMAQLVPYRTTSLLRHSLKSSSD, encoded by the coding sequence ATGCACCTCTTGGACATGACTGACCGCCGGATATTGCTCGCCCTGGCCACCGCAAAAAAGCGCACCGGCTCGGCGATCGCGACGGCGCTGAATTTGGGGCGCAATACCGTGCAAACGCGCATGACCCGCCTGGAGAACGAAGTCCTGGACTCCCCGGACCGCCGGATTCCGCCAGCCGCCCTGGGCTACGGCCTGCTTTCCTTCATCGAATTGCACGTCGACCAGCGCTACCTTGAAGAGATTTCAGCCAAGCTGGCCACCATCCCCGAGGTCCTCGAAGCCCACGGATTAACCGGCAACGCCGACATCCTGGTGCGCGTGGCCGCCAAGGACGCCGAACAGCTCTTCCGGGTGCACGGCCAGCTGCTGCATATTGACGGGGTGAACCGGGCGGATTCCGCCCTGTCCATGGCGCAATTGGTCCCCTACCGGACCACATCATTGCTGCGCCATTCGCTGAAATCCTCCAGCGACTAG
- the pdhA gene encoding pyruvate dehydrogenase (acetyl-transferring) E1 component subunit alpha has product MPIVSTQHMDVAAGSLPTHQLLNVDGKRIPDEELDHHLKDLKEADLADFLRDMVVLRRMDNEATALQRQGQLGLWAPLLGQEAAQIGSVRATNDDDFIFPSYREHGVAWARGVQAEDLLSVWRGAQASGWDPNEVNIACQQIVIGSQALHAAGYGMGIKFDGGEQVSVAYFGDGATSQGDVNEAMVFAASYQAPVLFFCQNNQWAISEPVALQSRTNIADRAHGFGLKTWRVDGNDILAVYAATKAALAHARHGLGPTFIEAVTYRMGSHTTADDPTRYRKSEQLEEWKAKDPIDRLVKYLHEMGADVQSYEQRAQNAADEMAAKLRAAITTMEDPKVEELFTNVYAEPHEPTERAAKNYLDYLAEFEGGE; this is encoded by the coding sequence ATGCCGATCGTGTCCACACAGCACATGGACGTAGCCGCTGGAAGCCTACCAACGCATCAGCTGCTGAACGTCGACGGGAAACGAATCCCGGACGAAGAACTTGACCACCATCTCAAGGACCTCAAAGAGGCGGACCTTGCGGATTTCCTGCGCGACATGGTCGTGCTGAGGCGGATGGACAATGAAGCCACCGCCCTGCAACGCCAAGGCCAGCTGGGCCTGTGGGCCCCTTTGCTCGGGCAGGAGGCCGCGCAAATCGGTTCGGTGCGCGCCACCAATGACGACGATTTCATTTTCCCTTCCTACCGCGAACATGGCGTGGCATGGGCCAGGGGAGTGCAGGCCGAGGATCTGCTCAGCGTTTGGCGCGGAGCCCAGGCCAGCGGCTGGGACCCGAACGAGGTCAACATCGCCTGCCAGCAGATTGTCATCGGATCCCAGGCGCTGCACGCCGCCGGTTATGGCATGGGCATCAAATTCGATGGCGGCGAGCAGGTCTCCGTTGCCTACTTCGGCGATGGTGCCACCAGCCAGGGCGATGTCAACGAAGCCATGGTCTTCGCCGCCAGCTACCAGGCCCCGGTGCTGTTCTTCTGCCAGAACAACCAATGGGCCATCTCGGAGCCGGTGGCACTGCAAAGCCGCACCAACATTGCCGACCGCGCCCACGGCTTCGGCTTGAAAACCTGGCGCGTGGATGGCAACGACATCCTTGCGGTCTACGCGGCAACCAAGGCCGCCTTGGCCCATGCCCGCCATGGGCTGGGGCCCACCTTCATCGAAGCGGTCACCTATCGCATGGGTTCGCACACCACGGCCGATGATCCCACCCGCTATCGCAAGAGCGAACAGCTCGAAGAGTGGAAGGCCAAGGATCCCATCGACCGCCTGGTGAAATACCTGCACGAAATGGGCGCGGATGTTCAGTCCTATGAACAGCGAGCGCAGAACGCCGCCGACGAGATGGCCGCCAAGCTGCGCGCCGCGATCACCACCATGGAAGACCCGAAGGTAGAAGAGCTGTTCACCAACGTTTATGCCGAACCGCATGAACCCACCGAACGCGCGGCGAAGAACTACTTGGATTATCTGGCTGAATTTGAAGGTGGTGAATAG
- a CDS encoding ABC transporter permease has product MLSFMLKRIAQLIPVFIGATLLVYFLVFATPGDPIAALSGGKPMSDATRAALEAQYNLDKPFWVQYGLYLKNLVTFDLGTSFSGQEVSALLGRAFPVTARLAILALLIEGVFGIIFGVIAGMRKGKWFDSTILVASLIVIAVPTFVLGFVLQFVVGVKLDWVKPTVSGSATWGELILPALVLGLVSLAYVVRLTRTSVIENKTADFVRTATAKGLSRNRVVTVHILRNSLIPVVTFLGADLGSLMGGAIVTEGIFNVPGVGHLLYQAIQKGETPTVVAVVGVLVIVFVVANLIVDLLYALLDPRIRYA; this is encoded by the coding sequence ATGCTAAGTTTCATGCTCAAGCGAATTGCCCAGCTGATCCCGGTCTTCATCGGTGCGACACTGCTGGTGTACTTCTTGGTCTTTGCAACACCAGGGGACCCGATCGCCGCGCTCTCCGGTGGCAAGCCAATGTCCGACGCGACTCGTGCTGCTCTCGAAGCCCAATATAACTTGGACAAGCCATTCTGGGTTCAGTACGGTCTGTACCTCAAGAACCTGGTGACCTTCGACCTCGGAACCTCATTCTCCGGACAGGAAGTCAGCGCGCTTCTGGGTCGTGCCTTCCCAGTGACCGCTCGCCTTGCGATCCTCGCCCTCCTGATTGAAGGCGTTTTCGGCATCATCTTCGGTGTCATCGCTGGTATGCGCAAGGGCAAGTGGTTCGACTCGACCATTCTTGTAGCTTCGCTGATCGTGATCGCTGTTCCCACCTTCGTTCTCGGCTTCGTGCTGCAGTTCGTTGTGGGTGTGAAACTTGACTGGGTTAAGCCCACGGTCTCGGGTTCTGCGACCTGGGGAGAACTGATTCTTCCTGCGCTGGTCCTTGGCTTGGTCTCTCTGGCTTACGTCGTGCGATTGACCCGAACTTCGGTGATAGAGAACAAGACCGCCGATTTCGTGCGTACCGCCACTGCCAAGGGCTTGAGCCGCAATCGTGTTGTCACGGTGCATATCCTTCGCAACTCGCTGATCCCGGTCGTGACCTTCCTCGGTGCGGACCTTGGTTCCCTGATGGGTGGCGCGATTGTCACCGAAGGTATCTTCAACGTCCCAGGCGTTGGACACTTGCTGTATCAGGCAATTCAAAAGGGTGAAACTCCGACTGTTGTCGCCGTTGTTGGCGTCTTGGTGATCGTCTTTGTTGTCGCCAACTTGATCGTGGATTTGCTGTACGCACTGCTTGACCCAAGGATTCGTTATGCCTGA
- a CDS encoding ABC transporter permease, which translates to MPENQNFNPEDGLPINKVRAGKVSKYKIEHYVAPLDETPLQAVDSIKETGKPLSMWAEAWRSLRKQPLFIISAILILAIIVVAAFPQLFSSQDPTYCALENSNEPGRAGHIMGFNLQGCDIYSRVIYGTRASLLVGIFTTLIVVIVGGALGALAGFYGGWLDAVLARLGDIFFALPLILGAIIVMQLPAFRDHRSVWTVIVTLAIFGWPQLARITRGAVIEARNADYVKASRALGLSKFNSLVKHVIPNSLAPIIVVATVNLGVYIVAEATLSFLGVGLPGEVMSWGNDISSAQTQLRTNPMMLMWPALFLSVTVLSFIMLGDAVRDALDPKARKGA; encoded by the coding sequence ATGCCTGAGAACCAGAATTTTAATCCGGAAGACGGCCTGCCAATCAATAAGGTTCGCGCGGGCAAAGTCTCCAAGTACAAGATCGAGCACTATGTAGCTCCCTTGGACGAGACGCCGCTGCAGGCAGTCGACTCCATCAAGGAAACCGGCAAGCCGCTGTCCATGTGGGCTGAGGCTTGGCGCTCCCTGCGAAAGCAGCCGCTGTTCATCATCTCGGCCATTCTGATTCTTGCGATCATCGTGGTTGCGGCATTCCCGCAGCTGTTCAGCTCGCAGGATCCAACTTATTGCGCGCTTGAGAACTCCAACGAGCCGGGCCGAGCCGGTCATATCATGGGCTTCAACCTCCAAGGCTGCGATATCTATTCACGCGTCATTTACGGCACGCGAGCGTCGCTCTTGGTAGGTATCTTCACCACCTTGATCGTCGTGATCGTCGGCGGTGCACTGGGTGCGCTGGCAGGCTTCTATGGCGGCTGGCTTGATGCCGTTCTGGCACGCCTGGGCGATATCTTCTTCGCTCTGCCACTGATCCTCGGTGCCATCATCGTCATGCAGCTGCCTGCTTTCCGAGATCATCGAAGCGTCTGGACGGTAATTGTCACGCTGGCCATCTTCGGCTGGCCGCAGCTGGCACGTATTACCCGTGGCGCCGTGATCGAAGCTCGCAACGCCGACTACGTGAAGGCTTCACGCGCGTTGGGCCTGTCCAAGTTCAATTCTCTGGTCAAGCACGTCATTCCTAACTCGCTGGCTCCGATCATCGTTGTGGCCACCGTGAACCTGGGTGTTTACATCGTTGCCGAGGCAACGCTGTCCTTCCTGGGTGTCGGACTGCCCGGCGAGGTCATGAGCTGGGGCAACGATATTTCCTCGGCACAGACCCAGCTGCGCACCAACCCGATGATGCTGATGTGGCCTGCGCTGTTCCTTTCGGTAACGGTTTTGAGCTTCATCATGCTCGGCGATGCAGTGCGTGACGCGCTGGATCCCAAGGCCCGGAAGGGAGCCTAG
- a CDS encoding alpha-ketoacid dehydrogenase subunit beta, which produces MLKALNKSLHDALSEDDKVILLGEDIGTLGGVFRVTDGLKAEFGEHRVVDTPLAESGIVGTAIGLAYRGYRPVVEIQFDGFTYPAFDQLVSQLAKLHYRSRGRVNMPVTVRIPYGGGIGSPEHHSESPEAYFAHTAGLRVFAPSSVEDAYAMLRQAITCDDPVIFFEPKRRYHEKSDAELGEVQPDASPKATVIRSGTDVTVVGYGPTTYTLIDAAMAAEDEGTSLEVIDLRSLDPLDIETVAQSVQRTGKLVVVHEASRTSGLGAEICAEITERCFDYLEHAPLRVTGFDVPYPPSRLESHHLPDLDRVMHAVDTVMRHHEASKGAAQ; this is translated from the coding sequence ATGCTCAAGGCACTGAACAAGTCGCTGCATGATGCGCTGAGCGAGGATGACAAGGTCATCCTGCTTGGCGAGGATATCGGAACCCTCGGCGGGGTCTTCCGCGTGACCGATGGGCTCAAAGCCGAATTCGGCGAGCATCGCGTTGTCGATACCCCGTTGGCGGAATCCGGAATTGTCGGTACTGCCATCGGGCTGGCCTACCGTGGCTACCGTCCGGTGGTGGAGATCCAATTCGACGGATTCACCTACCCGGCTTTTGACCAACTGGTCTCCCAGCTGGCGAAGCTGCATTACCGTTCCCGCGGGCGGGTGAACATGCCGGTGACCGTGCGCATCCCTTACGGCGGCGGCATCGGTTCGCCGGAGCACCACTCCGAATCCCCTGAAGCCTACTTTGCCCATACCGCGGGCCTGCGGGTCTTCGCACCATCCAGCGTGGAAGATGCCTATGCGATGCTTCGCCAGGCAATCACCTGCGATGATCCGGTGATCTTCTTCGAGCCCAAGCGCCGGTACCACGAGAAGAGCGATGCGGAACTGGGCGAGGTCCAACCGGATGCCTCGCCCAAGGCAACGGTCATCCGCTCCGGAACCGATGTCACCGTCGTCGGCTACGGGCCAACCACCTACACCTTGATTGATGCTGCCATGGCGGCAGAAGACGAGGGCACGAGCCTGGAGGTCATTGATCTTCGCAGCCTGGATCCGCTGGATATCGAGACCGTGGCACAGTCGGTGCAACGCACCGGCAAGCTGGTGGTGGTCCATGAGGCCAGCCGCACCAGTGGATTGGGCGCGGAAATCTGCGCCGAGATCACCGAGCGCTGCTTCGATTACCTGGAACACGCACCGTTGCGTGTGACCGGATTTGATGTTCCCTATCCGCCATCGCGGCTTGAAAGCCACCACTTACCGGACCTGGATCGAGTGATGCACGCGGTGGATACCGTGATGCGGCACCATGAGGCAAGCAAAGGAGCTGCCCAGTGA
- a CDS encoding DUF485 domain-containing protein translates to MSANPEHDVTGDVDFVTESQSAEFQELRKTHRSFVFPMAIFFLVWYFAYVLLADYFHDFMSIKVLGNINMGIVLGLLQFVSTFAITAAYVSFSNKKLDPKATAIRERLEREGVN, encoded by the coding sequence ATGAGTGCCAACCCGGAACACGACGTCACCGGCGACGTCGATTTTGTTACGGAGAGCCAATCGGCGGAATTCCAGGAACTGCGCAAGACCCACCGCAGCTTCGTCTTCCCGATGGCCATCTTCTTCCTCGTCTGGTATTTCGCCTATGTGCTGCTGGCCGACTACTTCCATGACTTCATGTCCATCAAGGTCCTCGGCAATATCAACATGGGTATTGTTCTCGGGTTGCTGCAGTTCGTGTCGACATTCGCGATCACCGCTGCCTACGTCAGCTTCTCGAACAAGAAGCTGGACCCGAAGGCCACCGCCATCCGCGAACGCCTTGAGCGCGAGGGAGTGAACTAA
- a CDS encoding peptide ABC transporter substrate-binding protein, which produces MRYSHASKAVVLSAALALTLSACGGGSTDSAGGEGDGSYVVTANTTEPQNGLLPANTNEVGGGRVMDLLFTGLVSYDAKGKPVNELAESIETKDSQNYTIKIKSGQTFSDGSPVTAASFVDAWNFGAAAKNAQLNSYFFESIEGYDKVSAEKSKEDKMSGLKVVDDTTFTVKLSQPESDFPLRLGYTAFMPLPEAAFKDPKAFGEKPVGNGPYKLSEWNHDVNLKMDVNENYDGPRKAANGGIDFKVYQSTDSAYQDLVSGNLDVLDQIPPSQLASYQSDLGDRSVNSPYAGNATITIPGYLDHFKPDEEGNLRRAAISRAIDRQLIIDKVYQGGKAIAKDFTAPVLEGYDDKLPGSEVLTFDDAEAKKLWAEADKINKWDADKEFSVGYNVDGAGNKEFVEAIVNQLKNNLGIKATAQSFASFKEMREKVTAYTMTGSFRTGWQADYPSLYNFLGPLFGTGAGSNDGKYSSKEFDESLAKGLAATDPAEGAKIFNESQEILFKDLPAIPLWYQAVQGGWSENVANVEFGWNGVPMYNEITGK; this is translated from the coding sequence ATGCGATACTCGCACGCATCTAAGGCTGTCGTTCTATCAGCAGCCTTGGCACTGACCCTGTCGGCTTGTGGCGGCGGTTCAACTGATTCCGCAGGCGGCGAAGGAGACGGCTCGTACGTCGTCACCGCAAACACCACCGAACCACAAAACGGCCTACTGCCGGCTAACACCAACGAAGTTGGTGGCGGTCGCGTCATGGACCTGCTCTTCACGGGCCTGGTCAGCTATGACGCAAAGGGCAAGCCGGTCAATGAACTCGCAGAGTCCATTGAGACCAAGGATTCCCAGAACTACACCATCAAGATCAAGTCTGGCCAGACCTTCTCTGATGGTTCCCCTGTAACTGCTGCTTCGTTCGTGGATGCTTGGAACTTCGGTGCCGCAGCCAAGAACGCCCAGCTGAATTCCTACTTCTTCGAGTCCATCGAGGGCTACGACAAGGTAAGCGCTGAAAAGTCCAAGGAAGACAAGATGTCGGGCTTGAAGGTTGTCGATGACACCACCTTCACCGTCAAACTGTCCCAGCCTGAATCCGATTTCCCGCTGCGCCTTGGCTACACCGCCTTCATGCCGCTTCCAGAAGCTGCATTCAAGGATCCTAAGGCCTTCGGCGAAAAGCCAGTCGGCAACGGCCCATACAAGCTGTCCGAGTGGAACCACGACGTCAACCTGAAGATGGACGTCAACGAGAACTACGACGGTCCGCGCAAGGCTGCCAACGGTGGTATCGACTTCAAGGTCTACCAGTCCACCGACTCGGCATACCAGGATCTGGTCTCCGGCAACCTGGACGTGCTGGACCAGATTCCACCAAGCCAGCTGGCCTCGTACCAGTCTGACTTGGGCGACCGTTCGGTCAACTCGCCATACGCTGGCAACGCGACCATCACCATTCCTGGCTACCTGGATCACTTCAAGCCGGACGAAGAGGGCAACCTCCGTCGTGCAGCGATCTCGCGTGCTATCGACCGTCAGCTGATCATCGACAAGGTGTACCAGGGCGGCAAGGCTATCGCCAAGGACTTCACCGCTCCTGTGCTCGAAGGCTACGACGACAAGCTGCCTGGCAGCGAAGTCCTGACCTTCGACGATGCTGAAGCCAAGAAGCTCTGGGCTGAGGCTGACAAGATCAACAAGTGGGACGCGGATAAGGAATTCTCCGTCGGCTACAACGTTGATGGCGCCGGCAACAAGGAATTCGTTGAGGCAATTGTCAACCAGCTGAAGAACAACCTCGGCATCAAGGCAACTGCCCAGTCCTTCGCTTCCTTCAAGGAAATGCGCGAGAAGGTCACCGCCTACACCATGACCGGTAGCTTCCGCACCGGCTGGCAGGCAGACTACCCATCGCTGTACAACTTCCTGGGCCCACTATTCGGCACCGGTGCAGGTTCGAACGATGGCAAGTACTCGAGCAAGGAATTTGACGAGTCGCTCGCCAAGGGCCTGGCTGCAACCGACCCAGCTGAAGGCGCAAAGATCTTCAACGAGTCCCAGGAGATCCTGTTCAAGGATCTTCCTGCAATCCCGCTGTGGTACCAAGCAGTCCAGGGTGGCTGGAGCGAGAACGTCGCCAACGTTGAGTTCGGTTGGAACGGTGTTCCGATGTACAACGAAATCACTGGTAAGTAA
- a CDS encoding sensor histidine kinase — protein sequence MSPALQVTLIAVTVVLGITIVGYFGFKISRSTREMGTDAEEATYKTLHHMSVAVPHLERGLTEEGAAKSAKALRRLLNCQVLLISDTSRILATDAGIDFTAQLEEDASKASASTLATGKTQVKHSAGMDIVAAPITVGDQGVGTVVALSVRAGASFVRAVSEVAVFVSAQVSTAQLDESRAMLLEAQMRALRAQISPHFIYNSLNAIASFINTDPARARELVIEFADFTRYSFRRRGEFTTLAEELEAIDRYLLLEKARFGERIKVSLQIAPEVLPTQIPFLALQPLVENAVRHGLEARPDGGVISITATEDGLHAVISVEDDGMGMDPEQLASVLAGTTTTMHVGLRNVDLRLRQLYGNSNGLVIETAPGAGTLITLRVPKFRAPDTSGQDV from the coding sequence ATGTCTCCAGCGTTGCAAGTCACCCTGATCGCGGTCACCGTGGTGCTTGGCATAACCATCGTCGGCTACTTCGGCTTCAAGATCTCCCGCTCGACCAGGGAGATGGGCACGGACGCCGAAGAGGCGACCTATAAAACGCTGCACCACATGTCGGTGGCGGTCCCCCACCTTGAGCGCGGGCTCACCGAGGAAGGCGCGGCCAAGAGCGCCAAGGCCCTGCGCCGGCTGCTGAACTGCCAGGTGCTGCTGATCAGCGACACCTCGCGGATCCTGGCCACGGATGCCGGCATCGACTTCACCGCGCAGCTGGAGGAAGATGCCTCCAAGGCCTCGGCCAGCACCCTGGCCACCGGGAAGACCCAGGTGAAGCATTCGGCCGGCATGGATATCGTGGCCGCGCCGATCACCGTCGGCGATCAAGGCGTGGGCACCGTCGTGGCACTGTCCGTGCGCGCCGGGGCCAGCTTCGTGCGCGCGGTATCGGAGGTGGCGGTCTTCGTCTCCGCCCAGGTCTCCACGGCGCAATTGGACGAATCCAGGGCCATGCTGCTCGAAGCCCAGATGCGGGCTCTGCGCGCGCAAATCTCCCCGCACTTCATCTACAACTCGCTGAACGCCATCGCTTCCTTCATCAATACCGATCCGGCGCGCGCCCGCGAACTGGTGATCGAGTTCGCCGATTTCACCCGCTACTCCTTCAGGCGCCGCGGCGAATTCACGACCCTGGCCGAAGAGCTGGAAGCGATCGACCGCTATCTCCTGCTGGAAAAAGCCCGGTTCGGCGAACGCATCAAGGTTTCCCTCCAGATCGCGCCCGAGGTGCTGCCCACCCAGATACCGTTTTTGGCCCTGCAGCCGCTGGTGGAGAATGCGGTGCGCCATGGCCTGGAAGCGCGGCCCGATGGCGGCGTCATCTCGATCACCGCCACCGAGGATGGCCTGCATGCGGTGATTTCGGTGGAGGATGACGGAATGGGCATGGATCCCGAACAGTTAGCCAGCGTCTTGGCGGGGACCACCACCACCATGCATGTGGGGCTGCGCAATGTCGACCTGCGCCTGCGCCAGCTCTACGGGAACTCCAACGGATTGGTGATCGAGACCGCTCCGGGGGCCGGAACGCTGATCACCCTGCGCGTCCCCAAATTCCGCGCGCCAGACACCAGCGGCCAAGATGTTTAG
- a CDS encoding dihydrolipoamide acetyltransferase family protein encodes MTDQTFKLPDLGEGLTESEVLNWKIKVGEHVALNQVIAEVETAKAVVELPSPFAGVVQQIHAAQGEVVQVGGPLVTFGDEVPAKASEPGPAAGERTPTLVGYGAPAASGTRPQRKTRSAKNPGTPGTPSTERHEEQRRAVTRCTPPVRKLARDHGVDISALTGSGEDGLVLRRDVQEAIDAGGSPSVPAVAEASPPAVAEDRHVKITAVRRATAKAMVQSAFTAPHATEFLTVDVTESMALIERLRTHRLLKDVKLNFTTLAALVVTRLLSTYPALNSTWDEKADEIIEFGSVNLGMAVASDRGLLVPVVKNAQDLPLPQLASALSEIIAQGRAGTLAPAQLTGGTFSITNVGVFGVDAGTPILPPGQAGILALGQVKRRPWEYQDEVALRHTTTLALSFDHRVVDGKEASEFLAGVGSVFEDPGLMNIFI; translated from the coding sequence ATGACGGATCAGACATTCAAGCTTCCTGACCTTGGCGAGGGGCTGACCGAGTCCGAGGTGCTGAACTGGAAAATCAAGGTGGGCGAGCATGTTGCGCTGAACCAGGTGATTGCCGAAGTGGAAACGGCGAAGGCAGTGGTTGAATTGCCATCGCCCTTTGCCGGCGTGGTCCAGCAGATTCATGCTGCTCAGGGAGAAGTCGTCCAAGTTGGCGGACCGCTGGTCACTTTCGGCGATGAGGTGCCTGCCAAGGCCAGTGAACCTGGACCGGCGGCGGGGGAGCGCACCCCGACGCTTGTCGGCTACGGTGCTCCTGCCGCATCCGGGACCCGGCCGCAACGCAAGACCCGCTCAGCGAAGAACCCGGGCACGCCGGGTACTCCGAGCACCGAACGTCATGAAGAACAGCGCCGCGCCGTAACTCGATGCACGCCGCCGGTGCGCAAGCTCGCCCGCGATCATGGCGTGGATATTTCGGCCCTTACCGGCAGCGGTGAAGACGGCTTGGTGCTTCGCCGCGATGTCCAAGAAGCCATTGACGCCGGGGGATCACCGAGCGTTCCGGCCGTTGCAGAGGCAAGTCCACCTGCGGTGGCGGAAGACCGGCATGTGAAGATCACTGCAGTGAGGCGGGCAACTGCCAAGGCCATGGTGCAGTCGGCCTTTACCGCTCCCCATGCCACTGAATTCCTGACCGTGGATGTCACCGAATCGATGGCATTGATCGAGCGGTTGCGTACCCACCGTTTGCTCAAGGACGTGAAGCTGAATTTCACCACCCTGGCTGCTTTGGTCGTGACGAGGCTGTTGAGCACTTATCCCGCGTTGAATTCAACGTGGGATGAGAAGGCGGACGAAATCATCGAGTTCGGGTCGGTGAATCTCGGGATGGCCGTGGCCAGCGACCGCGGATTGCTGGTTCCGGTTGTGAAGAATGCCCAGGATCTGCCGCTGCCGCAATTGGCGTCGGCGCTGAGCGAGATCATTGCCCAGGGACGTGCCGGAACGCTTGCTCCGGCTCAATTGACCGGAGGGACCTTCTCCATCACGAACGTCGGAGTTTTCGGCGTGGATGCCGGTACGCCGATCCTGCCTCCGGGCCAGGCGGGGATCTTGGCACTAGGCCAAGTGAAACGCAGGCCTTGGGAGTATCAAGATGAAGTAGCGCTTCGCCATACCACGACTTTGGCTTTGTCGTTCGATCACAGGGTGGTTGACGGCAAGGAAGCAAGCGAGTTCCTCGCAGGTGTCGGTTCGGTTTTCGAAGACCCTGGATTGATGAATATTTTTATTTGA